One Streptomyces sp. CG4 genomic window, CGCCGCAAAGGTCGCCTACGCCCTGGCCGCGGGCAACACCGTCGTCCTCAAGCCCAGTGAGGTGGCACCGCTCGGTGCCTGGGAGCTGGCCGCGATATTCGACGACATCGGCCTGCCCCCCGGTGTGTTCAACATGGTCAGCGGAACCGGGCCGGTGGTCGGCGAGGCTCTCGCCGCGCACCCCGGCGTCGATGTGCTCTCCTTCACCGGCTCCACCGAGGTGGGCAAGCGGATCGGCCGGCTCGCCGCGGCCACCGTCAAACGGGTCGCCCTGGAACTGGGCGGCAAGAGCCCCTCGGTGCTGCTCCCCGACGCCGACCCGGACCAGGCGGTACCGCACGCGGTCACCAGCGCCTTCCTCAACAACGGCCAGACCTGCTGTGCGCTCACCCGGCTCGTCGTGCCCCGCTCCCGTCTGGCGGAGGTGGAACGGGTGGCGGAACAGGCGGCCGCCGCCGTGACCGTCGGCGATCCGATGTCCTTCGACACCGGGCTCGGTCCCCTGGCGTCCCGGGCCCAGCGCGATCGGGTCCGCAGGCATCTGGTCCAGGCCCAGAAGGAAGGCGCCAGGTTCGTCACCGGCGGCACCGAGCCGCCGGACGGCCTGTCACGGGGCTACTTCGTGCGGCCCACCATCCTCTCGGACGTCACCCCGTGGATGGCGGTGCACCACCAGGAGGTGTTCGGGCCGGTGCTGGCCATCGAGTCGTACGACACCGTGGCCGAAGCCGTGCAACTGGCCAACGACACCGACTACGGGCTGGCCGCCGCGGTGTGGTCCGAACACCGCGACCGGGCGCTCACCGTGGCCCGGCAGATCCGCGCCGGACAGATCGAGATCAACGGCGCCGGCCTGAACCCCACCGCCCCGTTCGGCGGCTACAAGCAGTCCGGGAACGGCCGCGAGCACGGCGTCTTCGGCCTGGAGGAATTCCTGGAAGTCAAGTCCCTGCAGACCAAACCCTGGCAGCTCTGACCGCAGCCCCGGACGACCCGCCACCACCGTCCGCCACCACCGTCGAAAGAAGGCACAGCCATGCTCCGCACCATGCTCACCGCCAAGATCCACCGCGCCACCGTCACCCAGGCCGACCTGCACTACGTCGGCTCGCTCACCCTGTGCGCGGACCTGATGGACGCCGCCGGCCTGCTGCCCGGCGAGAAGGTCGACATCGTCGACATCAACAACGGCAACCGCCTGTCGACGTACATCATCGAGGGCCCGCGGGGCACCGGTGTGGTCGGCATCAACGGTGCCGCCGCGCGCCTGATCAACCCCGGCGACCTGGTCATCATCATCGGGTACGGCATCGTCGCGGACATCGAGGCGGCCAAGGTCAGGCCCAGGGTCGTCTTCGTGGACGCCGACAACAAGATCACCTCCCTGGGCTCGGACCCCGCCGAGCCGCTCGACGACGGGGAGACCTTCCGCGGTGATCACCTCTACGTCGACTGACAGTCCCCACGACCGGCGGAAAGTGATCCGGAAGGAGAGGCGCAATGTGCGGAATCACGGGCTGGGTGTCGTTCGAGCGGGACCTCACCAAGGAAACCGACGTACTGGAATCCATGACCCAGGCCATGGCGGCGCGCGGCCCCGACGGCGCCGGCATCTGGTGCGACCGCCACGCGGCCCTGGGCCACCGACGGCTGGCGATCATCGACCTCGCGGGCGGCGCCCAGCCGATGACCGCCACGACACCCGAGGGCACCGTGGCCCTGTCGTACAGCGGAGAGGTCTACAACTTCGTGGAGCTGCGCGGCGAGTTGCGCCGACGCGGCCATCGCTTCCGTACCTCCAGCGACACCGAAGTGGTCCTGTCCGCCTATCTGGAGTGGGGCGCATCCTTCGTCGACCGGCTGACCGGCATGTACGCGTTCGCCGTCTGGGACGGCCGCACCGACCAGCTGCTGCTGGTGCGCGACCGCCTCGGCATCAAACCGCTGTACTACCACCCTACCGACGACGGGATCCTGTTCGGCTCCGAGCCCAAGGCCCTGCTGGCCCATCCCGCCGTGTCCCGGACCGTGGACCTCGACGGCATACGGGAGATCGTGCTCGGTGTGAAGACACCGGGCGCCGCGGTGTGGCAGGGCATGCGCGAGCTACTGCCCGGCCACCTGCTCACCGTCGGCCGCGCGGGCGTGCGGGACCACACCTACTGGCGACTGCGGGCCCAGCCGCACACCGACGACCGGGCCACCACCTGCGCGAGGGTACGCGAGCTGCTCCGGGACGCGGTGCGGGAACAGCTGGTCGCGGACGTGCCCCGCTGCGTACTGGTCTCCGGCGGCCTGGACTCCAGCGCCATCGCCGGATTCGCGTCCGGTGAACCCACGGAACGGGGAGCGCGGCTGCGCTCGTTCTCCGTGGACTTCGTCGGGCACAGCGAACACTTCGTACCGGACGCGTACAACATCAATCCCGACGCCCCCTACGTCCGCGCGCTCGCCGGCCACCTCCGCACCGACCACACCGACCTGGTACTGGATCCGGCGGCGGCGGCCGACCCGGACGTGCGCCGCGCCTGCGTGACCGCACGCGACCTGCCCGTCGGGCGCGGCGACCTGGACCACTCCCTCTATCTGCTCTTCCAGGCGATCAAGGGGCACTCCACGGTCGCGCTGTCCGGTGAGGGCGCCGACGAGATGTTCGGCGGCTACTGGTGGTTCCACGACCGCGGGGTCAGCGAGGCCGCCGGCTTCCCCTGGCTCACAGCGGCGCTCGGTACGGTGCGGCAGGACCGGCCGTATCTGCCCGACGACCTCCGGGCCGCCCTGGACATACCGGAGTTCGCGGCCCAGCGCTACCGCGATGCGGTCGCCGAGACGCCCGTCCTCGACGGTGAGAGCCCCGGACAGCGGCGCGCCCGCGAACTGCTCCACCTCCACCTGACCCGCAGCCTCGGCGGGATGCTCGACCGCAAGGACCGGCTGAGCATGGCCGTGGGTCTGGAGGTCCGCGTCCCCTTCTGCGACCACCGGATCGCCGAGTACGCCTTCAACATCCCCTGGGCCACCCATGTCTTCGACGGCCGCGAGAAGAGCGTGCTGCGGGAAGCGGCGCGGCCGGTCGTACCGGAGGCCATCCGCGCGCGCACCAAGAGCCCGTATCCGATGACCCACGACCCGCGATACCTGCGCGCACTCCAGGACCAGGCGCGCGACATTCTCGCCGCTCCGGGCCACGACGTGTTCACCCTGGTCGACGCGAGTGCCGCCCGCCGCGCAGTCGAGACGGCCCCGGAGAGTGCCCCGCACCGCGGGCGCCACCGCCTGGTGCTGGAGAAGCTGCTCGATCTGCACGTCTGGCTGGAGCTGTACCGGCCGAAGCTCCTCACCGGCTGAGTTCGGGTACGGCGAAGTGCCCGGCAGAAACCCTGCCGGGCACTTCGTGCAGCGGTATCCGGGCCGAGCCGCAGCGATCGTCCTGGCCTTCGCCGTCAGTCGTAGAGGGCCTCGTACCGCTCGCGGAAGCGTTCGTGCACGACCGGACGGGCCACCTTCAGGGAAATCGTCAGCTCTCCCTCGCTCACGGACAGATCGCGCTCCAGGACGGTGAACGCCTTGGCCCGGAAGTACTCCTGGAGCGCGGAGTTGGCGCGGGTGACCACCTCGTTGAGCGCACGCAGCAGTTCCGGCTCGCGGACCAGGTCCGGCAGAGCGGCCGGCAGCCCGCGCTCCGCGGCCCACACCCGGGCCTGCCGCTCGTCGAGAGTGAGCAGCGCTACGAGGTGGGGCCTCCCCTCGCCGTAGAGCACCGCGTTGGAGATCAGGGGGCTGGCACGCAGCTCACGTTCCAGCGGATGGGGGGTGACCGCCATGCCGTTGGAGAGCTGGATCAGCTCCTTCTTCCGTCCGGTGAGACGCAGATAGCCGTCCGCATCGATCTCACCGAGGTCGCCGGTGTGCAGCCAACCGTCGCGTACGGCGCCGAACTCCCCCTCGTCGTAACCCCAGTAGCCGCGGAAGACGTTGCCGCCGCGCACCAGCACCTCGCCGTCCGGTGCGATGTCGACCTCGATTCCCGGGAGCGGTTTGCCGACCGTGCCCAGCCGGTAGTCGTCGGGGGTGTTGGAGGTCACCGCGGCGGCCGTCTCGGTCATCCCGTAGCTCTCCACGATCGGCACGCCGCAGCCGAGGAAGAACGCGAGGATGTCCTGGGACACATGGGCTCCGGACACCGTCACCCGCCGCACCGCGCCGCCGAAGTGGTCGCGCACCTCGGCGAACAGCCCCTCCTCGGCATCCTCGAACCAGCGCCGGAGCCCGTCCGGGACGTGTGCTCCGCGGGCGCGCATCTCGCGCATCCGCAGTCCGGTGCGCGCCGCCTCCACCAGCTGCTGCCGCTCCCGCTGCGTGCGGTGTGCCAGGACCGCACCGTGGATCTTCTCCAGTGCGAGCGGCACCAGCGGAAGGATCGTGGGACGGATCTCCCGCAGCTCGGCCGGGATGTGCTCCGGGGAGCCACCGCTGAAGTAGGCCAGGGTGTACCCCGACCACCAGGTCAGCACCTGCATCAGCAGGGCGATGGTGTGGGGACCGGTGACCACGAAGATGGTGCCATGGCCCGTGGTCGCTGCGCCGTCGGGCCTGCGCGGCGGCGCCGGATGCGCGCGCAGGACGCTGACGTAGTTGCCGTGGGACAGGGCGCAGCCCTTCTTCGGCCCGGTCGTTCCCGAGGTGTAGAGGACGACCAGCACATCGTCGGGGCGCACCGCGTCCTGGCGGCTCCTCAACTCCGCACTGGAAACGGTCGTCTGCCCGAGCCGACGGAGCTGATCCAGCGTCATCGTGCCGTCGTCCCGGAGCGGATCGCCCGTGCTCCCGGTCGCTGCGCTGCCGGCTCCGCACTGCTCCGGCTCCTCGATCAGCACGATGTGCCGCAGTTGGGGCAGCCGGGGCCCGGCGGCCCGTATCTTGGCCAGTTGAGCGGCATCTTCGCAGATGACCGCCGTCGCGCCGGAATCGCCGAGGACGTGTGCGATCTCCTCCGGCACCGTCGTGGGCAGCAGGGAGACCAGCACCAGCCCCGAGGCCGCCGCGCCGAGGAGGGCGAACGTCCACTCCGGGCGTAGTGTGCTCTGGATCGCCACCCGGTCGCCCGGCCGGAGACCGAGCCCCATCAGCCCGCGGGCGATCTCCTCGGAGGCGTCCCGGGTCTCGGCGTACGAGATGTGGCGCCAGTCGCCGTCGGCGCCCCGCCAGCGCAGGGCCGGAGCCGTCGGCCACCGCTCGGCGCCCCGTCGCGCCAGGTGGGCGAGGGTGTCCGGACCATTCGCGCGCTCCGCCGCACCGTGTTCACCCTTCGTTCCCTCCATGCCGTTCATTCCCTTCCTCTCGGTCATGTGGTCCCCACACCTCTCTTCGTGGGTCGCTCCGGGGCATTCGTGGATCGGGACACCCGGGGTCCCGGCTGCGGTCGTGCTTGCGGTGGCAATGTCACCCGGTCCGCGGGCGTAGGGGAGGCGCGGTGCCGGTACGTGCGGCGCCCGCGGCGCCTTCCCCGGAAGCCGCCCGGAACTCGACCCACACGTCTTTGCCGGTGGCGGTCGGGGTGGCGCCCCAGGCGTCGGCGGTATGCGAGAGGAGGAACATGCCGCGCCCGCCCTCCGAGAGCGGGTCGGGTTCGCGCAGGACGGGGAGATCCCGACTGTCGTCGCTCACCACGATGCGTACGCCGGACGGCGAGCAGTGGACCAGGAGTGTGCACTCGTCGGAGTCCGCGTGTCTGCGCACGTTGGTCAGCATCTCCGTGACGCAGAGGACGGCTCTGCCGGCCAGCTGTCCCCAACCGCAGTGCCGCATGAAGGCGGTGACGCTTCGACGTACGCATCCGATCTGCTCCGGATCCGCGGTCATCGCCTGCTTGCGGTACCAGGCCTCCGCATGCTCGGCGGCGGTCGCGTGGTGCTCGGTCGTCATCGCCCATACCTTTCTTCGCGAAGTGATCCGGGTCGTGTGCGAGGTCGGGGCACCCGGGGGTGTCGGGTGCGGCTCTCATGTGGTCGCGGCGTTCCCGGCTGACGGAGACCGGCGGCCCGGCACCCCGCCACGCCTCGACCGCTCAGCGGGATCGGCGGACCGCATCGCTCTGTGGACATCGCGGCGAGGGTGTCTGCCGGGACGGAACCGTGGAACGACGCAAGAGGCCCCCGTGCCCGGACTGCGGGCGGGAGTGGGCGTGGGCGGGCGTGGGCGGGGCAGCAGGCCATCCGCCCGGCGTCGCCTCAACATGCTCTGGGCCCTCATACGCGACCACAGGACCTCAGCAGCCGTCGCCGCTTCCTCGACGGCACCACCCGGTCACGAGGCGTCACACCTTCGACTTGACGTCATCACGATCGCCGTCTCTGCGGGTGTCGAGCATGTAGCCGGTGCGCCATACGGTCTTGATCACCAGACCCAGAGGGGCGAGTCGGCGGCGGGTCCGGAGCACCCGCACGTCCAGGGCGTTGCGGCGTTCGGTGCCCCCCGGCCACATCCGGGCGGTGAGTTCGGCCCGGCCGACCACCGACCGGTAGTCGTCGAGCAGCAGGCGTACGAGATCCGCCTCGCCGGCCGCGAGCGGAAGGGCCCGCCCGGCGTAATGAAGGACGTGGTGCTCGTCGATCACCGGCTTGCGGCGCTCCGCACGGGCCCGCAGAGCGGCCCGGCGCGCCTGCAGATCCCGCTCGCCCGCCGGCGCCCGGACCCAGTCCTCCAGCGGGTCGACGCAGACCGGCGGCGGTGCCGCCGGCTCGACGAGCAGCAGCCGCGGAATCCCGTGCACACGACACCGCTCGACTTCCGGGGTCTGCTCGGGCCAGCGCAGTACGGGCACCGCGTGCTCGGCGCCGGACCTGCGGGGCTGCCGCGCCGCGACGGACGGGGAGCCCCGAAGAGCCGCGGCGGGGATCGGGAGCCGGCCGGGTGCCGGGGACGGCGAGGGCGCGGGCTGCGGTGACAGTGCGGGATACGAGGACACAGGCATCTCCGTGGGGGAGGGGACCAGCCGGTCCGTACGGGCAGGGGCGCCGGGTGCCATGCCGAGCCCGGTTGCGGAGAATCCGGCGGTGGTCAGAAGTGCGGCGCAAGAAGAGGGAATCCCTGAGGCCCGGCATATTCCAAGAGGTTCGGGTGTGCCTTCGGTGTGCTTTCGCCTGAGTCCCGGCCGTGCCTTGAGGTGTGCTCCGGCCGTGCCTCGGGGGTCTCGGCCGCGCGGACGGGTGTCCGCCCGCCATCCCCACGGAAGTACATTGATTGCGGATTAAACCGAGAAATTGCAATTTCAACGGAGTTACGGCTATTGATGCGATTCGCGCTTTATGTTTTCCTGAGTACTGGTGAGTAGCTCACTCGGACCCGTCCCCCACCGAAACACTCTCCGTACATGTCCTATCGCCCCGTGCGCCACCCCCTCGCGTTGCTTCGCAAACGGGAGGGCCTGTCACACGCCGCCTACGCCGGCCGCATCGCCGACGCCCACGCCGAACTCGGCTTCGGGACCATGGCGGCCCGCCGTGAGAAGATCGCCCGCTGGGAGTCCGGCAAGGTCACTCCCGAACTCAACACCCAGTTCGCCCTCGCTCACGTCCACGGCGTACCCCGCTCCGAGGTGCTCCGGCTGGGCTGGCCGGAGTGGTTGTACACGGCCACCGGACAGGCATCCCTGCTCCAGACGCCGTGGAGCTGCGGCGAGGCGCTGCACGCCCTGGAGACCATCGCCCGTACCCCGCCGCGCACGGACGGCCAGGGCGCCCACGGGCTCGTCTCCTGTGAGCAGAGCATCGCCAGCCTCACCACGGCCTGGCTGGACACCGCCGCTCCGTTCGAGCCGCCCGGCCGCGGCCTGCGCATCAGCGCCGACAACGTCACCGCCCTGGAGCGACGCCACCTGAAGACGCGGAAGCTCTACCACGAGCTGGGCCCTCTCGGTGCCCGGACGCTCGTCGACGCCGAGCTCCTCCTGCTGTGCGACCTGGCCTGCAGCGCCTCGTATGACCGGCCGACGGGAGCCGCCCTCCTGGCCCTCACGGCCACCGCGGCCTGCTACAGCGGCTGGCTCGCCTTCGACCTCGGCGACCAGGCGCGCGCTCAGTCCGCCTACCTGGCCGCCATGCGCACCGCTGCCGCCGCGGAGGACGGCCTGCTCGCCGGATGGGCGATGATGCTGCTCGCCATGCAGCATGTGTACTGCGGAGAGCCGGCCAACGCCCATCCCCTCCTCGACGCCGCTCACCGGGCCTGCGAACGCTCCGGCCACAGCCCCCGGTTGGCCGCCCTGCTCGGCGTCGTCCGCGCCATCGCGTACGCGATGCAGGGAGAACGGACCGCCGCCGTCGGCCAATTGCACCTTGCCCGTACTCTCTACTCTCCCTCCCCGCATGACAGCGACCCCCCGTTCATGAACTGGCTCACCTCCGACGTCATGCAAGTCTTCTTCGGCGCTGCCCACTTCTACCTGGGGAAGATGGACCACGCCCTCGACCATCTGCTGCCCCTGCTGGACCCGGCCCCCGCGGCCACCCGCCTCGAAGCCCGCAACGCTGCCGTGTGGAACGGCTATGCCGCACGGGCACACCTCGCCTCCGGCGACACCGACGTGGCCCTCGAACACGCCCGCCGGACCGTCACCTTCCTGGCCGAATCCCCCTCGTTCGGTGTCGAGAAGCAGTGGCAGCTCCTGCGCACGGAATTCCCTGACCCCCAGGCCGCCGCATGGCAGGAGCTCTGCGCCTTTCTCCCCCACCGCGCGGCCTGACCGGGACCGCCGGTACCCGCACGAACGCAAAGCGCGGTGCCCCGGCGTGGAGGCGGCGTCTCCGATCCGGCCGCCTCGCGCAGCGCCATGTGGCCCTTTACATGTCCGAGCCTGGACGGGGAGGGTTATCGGCCACCTCGCTTGCAGGGTTCCCAGGTATCAGGGCTCGTGCTCCACGCCGTATCAGCCCGTTCCGAACGCGATCAACACGACACAGCGGGCATAACGATCCTCCGGCCGGTCGGAGCAGCCGGGTCGGCGGGGTGCGACCCCGGTCCGTCCAATGGCGCGAATACGCCGGTTCACTTCCGGGTGTCTCGACCAACATCAACTGACGTTGATTCACTTGCGTCACAGGAGCCTCGCGGGCCGGCCGGTCCGTCAGGGGCTCCTTCTTGATGCAGGCACCCCTACGGAAGGGACCAGGATGTCGCAGCCGGAGCAGCCCGACCACTCAGCGGCCCGGGCACAGCTCAGTCTCGGGATCGCCGCCGCGCGGAACCTGGCGACCACCACCAAGACCGTGCCGCAGATGCAGGGCATCAGCTCACGGTGGCTGCTGCGCATGCTGCCCTGGGTGGAGGTGAAGGGCGGCACGTACCGGGTCAACCGGCGGCTGGTGTACGAGATCGGGGACGGCCGGGTGACGTTCGTCCAGGAGGGGACCGCGGTCAAGGTCGTCCCCGCCGAGCTGGGCGAACTGCCGCTGCTGCGCGGCTTCGGCGACGAGGCCGTGCTGCGGGCCCTGGCCGAGCGGTGCGAGCAGCGGGAGTACGAACCCGGCCAGGTCATAGCCCGGCAGGGCCTGGCCGTCGGCCATGTCCACCTGATCGCGCACGGCAAGGTCGAGAAGCTCGTCCCCGGCCAGTTCGGTGAGGAGTCCCGGCGCGGCGTGGTGTCCGACGGCGGGTTCCTCGGCGGGCAGATGGTCGCGGAGGAGCCGGGCACCTGGGAGTTCACGGCTCGCGCGCTGACGGCGTGCACGGTGCTGGAGCTTCCCCGTGCGGCGTACGAGGAGGTGGCGGGCCGGAACGAGGGGCTGCGGGCCCACGTCCGGCGGCGCCAGGCGGAAAAGCTAAGGCCGCAGAACAAGAAGGGCGAGGCGGCCATCGACCTGGCCTCCGGTCACACCGGCGAGCCGGTGCTGCCGGGCACGTTCGTCGACTACGAACTCCGGCCCCGCGAATACGAGTTGAGCGTCGCGCAGACGGTCCTCCGGGTGCACAGCCGGGTCGCGGACCTCTACAACGACCCGATGGACCAGGTCGAGCAGCAGCTGCGGCTGACCATCGAGGCCCTGCGCGAGCGCCAGGAGTCCGAGCTGGTCAACAACCCCGAGTTCGGGCTGCTCCATAACGCCGACTACAGCCAGCGCATCTCGACGCACTCCGGCCCGCCCACCCCGGACGACATGGACGAGCTGCTCAGCATGCGGCGCGGGACCAAGGTGTTCTTCGCCCACCCCCGGGCCATCTCCGCCTTCGGCCGTGAGTGCAACAAGCGCGGTCTCGCGTTCGACACCGCCGAGGTCGGCGGACACCCGGTACCGGCCTGGCGCGGCGTCCCCCTCCTTCCCTGCGGCAAGATCCCGGTCTCGGAGCAGGGCACCTCCGCGATCCTCGCGATGCGGCTGGGCGAGGGCGAGCAGGGCGTCGTCGGCCTGCGGCAGACCGGGATCCCGGACGAGTACGAGCCGGGCCTGAACGTCCGGTTCATGGGCATCAACGAACAGGCGATCATCTCCTACCTGGTCAGCACCTACTACTCGGCGGCCGTTCTCGTGCCCGACGCGCTCGGCGTTCTGGAGAACGTCGAGGTCTTCGGCACCCTGTCGTAAGGAGAAGTCCGTGTCACTGCTGTCCCGGATCGCGGCCCCCACGGCCCGTCACGACGTGGCGCGGCTCGTGGCCGCGCTGCTCGCCGAGCACCCGGGCGTCCGCCCGGAGGGACCGGCGAAGGGGTTCGCCCTGCCGACCGGACCGACGGGGCTGGGCACGTCGGCCGCCCGGATCACCCCCAGGCGCAAGGAGGCCGAGGGCACCGCGGTCCCCGAGCTGTACTGCCCGCCCGCACTCCGCGACGACCCGGCGCTCGCCGAAGAGGTCAACGCCCGCCTGCTGGCGTGGGCCGCGGAGATCGGCCTCTACGCCGGCCGCCTCGACCGCGTCCGCGCGGCGGACTTCGGGCGCCTGATGATGCTCGCGCACCCCGACACCGACGCCCCGGACCGGCTGCTGGCCGCCGGCAAGTGCGCCCTGGCGGAGTGGGCCACGGACGACTACTACTGCGACGACGAGACGATGGGATCCGCACCGGCGCTGCTCGGCGCGCAACTCGGCCTCGCCTACGCGGCCATCGACCCCGCCCACCCTCCGCTCCGCTACGTGCCCGCCGTCGAACGAGCCATGCGGGACGACCCGGTGCGCACCGCCCTGCGCTCCGGCTTGGCGCACATGGCCCAGTACGCCGACTGGTCCCAACTGGCCCGGCTGCGCCATGAGGTCGCCGTGCTGTTCGTGGGCTACGGACA contains:
- a CDS encoding winged helix-turn-helix domain-containing protein; the encoded protein is MSSYPALSPQPAPSPSPAPGRLPIPAAALRGSPSVAARQPRRSGAEHAVPVLRWPEQTPEVERCRVHGIPRLLLVEPAAPPPVCVDPLEDWVRAPAGERDLQARRAALRARAERRKPVIDEHHVLHYAGRALPLAAGEADLVRLLLDDYRSVVGRAELTARMWPGGTERRNALDVRVLRTRRRLAPLGLVIKTVWRTGYMLDTRRDGDRDDVKSKV
- the panD gene encoding aspartate 1-decarboxylase — its product is MLRTMLTAKIHRATVTQADLHYVGSLTLCADLMDAAGLLPGEKVDIVDINNGNRLSTYIIEGPRGTGVVGINGAAARLINPGDLVIIIGYGIVADIEAAKVRPRVVFVDADNKITSLGSDPAEPLDDGETFRGDHLYVD
- a CDS encoding aldehyde dehydrogenase family protein: MLHHQKIYVDGSWTRSYGGETIDVVNPTTEEVIGSVPQGTAEDVDAAVGAARRAFPGWAGTSPARRAAYLNRVGERLREDSLELAELITRDVGTPLAFSHAAQIPLPILTFHQAARIAVEFPYERRAGSSLIVREPFGVVAAITPWNYPLHQIAAKVAYALAAGNTVVLKPSEVAPLGAWELAAIFDDIGLPPGVFNMVSGTGPVVGEALAAHPGVDVLSFTGSTEVGKRIGRLAAATVKRVALELGGKSPSVLLPDADPDQAVPHAVTSAFLNNGQTCCALTRLVVPRSRLAEVERVAEQAAAAVTVGDPMSFDTGLGPLASRAQRDRVRRHLVQAQKEGARFVTGGTEPPDGLSRGYFVRPTILSDVTPWMAVHHQEVFGPVLAIESYDTVAEAVQLANDTDYGLAAAVWSEHRDRALTVARQIRAGQIEINGAGLNPTAPFGGYKQSGNGREHGVFGLEEFLEVKSLQTKPWQL
- a CDS encoding ATP-binding protein, whose amino-acid sequence is MTTEHHATAAEHAEAWYRKQAMTADPEQIGCVRRSVTAFMRHCGWGQLAGRAVLCVTEMLTNVRRHADSDECTLLVHCSPSGVRIVVSDDSRDLPVLREPDPLSEGGRGMFLLSHTADAWGATPTATGKDVWVEFRAASGEGAAGAARTGTAPPLRPRTG
- a CDS encoding family 2B encapsulin nanocompartment shell protein, with translation MSQPEQPDHSAARAQLSLGIAAARNLATTTKTVPQMQGISSRWLLRMLPWVEVKGGTYRVNRRLVYEIGDGRVTFVQEGTAVKVVPAELGELPLLRGFGDEAVLRALAERCEQREYEPGQVIARQGLAVGHVHLIAHGKVEKLVPGQFGEESRRGVVSDGGFLGGQMVAEEPGTWEFTARALTACTVLELPRAAYEEVAGRNEGLRAHVRRRQAEKLRPQNKKGEAAIDLASGHTGEPVLPGTFVDYELRPREYELSVAQTVLRVHSRVADLYNDPMDQVEQQLRLTIEALRERQESELVNNPEFGLLHNADYSQRISTHSGPPTPDDMDELLSMRRGTKVFFAHPRAISAFGRECNKRGLAFDTAEVGGHPVPAWRGVPLLPCGKIPVSEQGTSAILAMRLGEGEQGVVGLRQTGIPDEYEPGLNVRFMGINEQAIISYLVSTYYSAAVLVPDALGVLENVEVFGTLS
- a CDS encoding family 2 encapsulin nanocompartment cargo protein terpene cyclase yields the protein MSLLSRIAAPTARHDVARLVAALLAEHPGVRPEGPAKGFALPTGPTGLGTSAARITPRRKEAEGTAVPELYCPPALRDDPALAEEVNARLLAWAAEIGLYAGRLDRVRAADFGRLMMLAHPDTDAPDRLLAAGKCALAEWATDDYYCDDETMGSAPALLGAQLGLAYAAIDPAHPPLRYVPAVERAMRDDPVRTALRSGLAHMAQYADWSQLARLRHEVAVLFVGYGQEGSWRSQGRMPAVWEYLAHRQINSFVPCVAMTDAVGGYVLPAAEYADPRVRRAVTMASTAATLVNDLYSMAKEHHSDSVEFNLPTVIAAEEHCTSREAIERSAAIHDELVRTFETEAAALALTGSPQLRRFLAGVWAWLGGNRAWHSGSRRYTSATPTPS
- the asnB gene encoding asparagine synthase (glutamine-hydrolyzing); its protein translation is MCGITGWVSFERDLTKETDVLESMTQAMAARGPDGAGIWCDRHAALGHRRLAIIDLAGGAQPMTATTPEGTVALSYSGEVYNFVELRGELRRRGHRFRTSSDTEVVLSAYLEWGASFVDRLTGMYAFAVWDGRTDQLLLVRDRLGIKPLYYHPTDDGILFGSEPKALLAHPAVSRTVDLDGIREIVLGVKTPGAAVWQGMRELLPGHLLTVGRAGVRDHTYWRLRAQPHTDDRATTCARVRELLRDAVREQLVADVPRCVLVSGGLDSSAIAGFASGEPTERGARLRSFSVDFVGHSEHFVPDAYNINPDAPYVRALAGHLRTDHTDLVLDPAAAADPDVRRACVTARDLPVGRGDLDHSLYLLFQAIKGHSTVALSGEGADEMFGGYWWFHDRGVSEAAGFPWLTAALGTVRQDRPYLPDDLRAALDIPEFAAQRYRDAVAETPVLDGESPGQRRARELLHLHLTRSLGGMLDRKDRLSMAVGLEVRVPFCDHRIAEYAFNIPWATHVFDGREKSVLREAARPVVPEAIRARTKSPYPMTHDPRYLRALQDQARDILAAPGHDVFTLVDASAARRAVETAPESAPHRGRHRLVLEKLLDLHVWLELYRPKLLTG
- a CDS encoding long-chain fatty acid--CoA ligase is translated as MTERKGMNGMEGTKGEHGAAERANGPDTLAHLARRGAERWPTAPALRWRGADGDWRHISYAETRDASEEIARGLMGLGLRPGDRVAIQSTLRPEWTFALLGAAASGLVLVSLLPTTVPEEIAHVLGDSGATAVICEDAAQLAKIRAAGPRLPQLRHIVLIEEPEQCGAGSAATGSTGDPLRDDGTMTLDQLRRLGQTTVSSAELRSRQDAVRPDDVLVVLYTSGTTGPKKGCALSHGNYVSVLRAHPAPPRRPDGAATTGHGTIFVVTGPHTIALLMQVLTWWSGYTLAYFSGGSPEHIPAELREIRPTILPLVPLALEKIHGAVLAHRTQRERQQLVEAARTGLRMREMRARGAHVPDGLRRWFEDAEEGLFAEVRDHFGGAVRRVTVSGAHVSQDILAFFLGCGVPIVESYGMTETAAAVTSNTPDDYRLGTVGKPLPGIEVDIAPDGEVLVRGGNVFRGYWGYDEGEFGAVRDGWLHTGDLGEIDADGYLRLTGRKKELIQLSNGMAVTPHPLERELRASPLISNAVLYGEGRPHLVALLTLDERQARVWAAERGLPAALPDLVREPELLRALNEVVTRANSALQEYFRAKAFTVLERDLSVSEGELTISLKVARPVVHERFRERYEALYD